In one Lolium rigidum isolate FL_2022 chromosome 3, APGP_CSIRO_Lrig_0.1, whole genome shotgun sequence genomic region, the following are encoded:
- the LOC124697979 gene encoding auxin response factor 23-like yields MSVRSVTEESRRPRPRRALPWQSCYRAATGFGNREELAASAGREQVDNSFTEEVSATPWALPMRSCVHSLCKTLTASDTSTHGGFSVRRRHSDECFSTTGYEPSAFDTIAHIFRDQDKWERYMIDQERER; encoded by the exons ATGAGTGTAAGATCTGTCACCGAAGAGAGTAGGAGGCCGAGGCCACGGCGGGCTCTTCCATGGCAAAGCTGCTATCGGGCAGCCACCGGATTTGGGAACCGGGAGGAGCTAGCGGCATCGGCTGGTCGG GAGCAAGTGGATAATAGTTTTACTGAGGAGGTATCTGCTACACCATGGGCTCTGCCAATGAGGTCATGTGTGCACTCTTTATGCAAGACATTGACAGCCTCGGACACAAGCACACATGGTGGTTTTTCAGTGCGGCGCCGCCACTCAGATGAATGCTTTTCCACCACAG GATATGAGCCGTCAGCCTTCGACACAATAGCTCACATCTTTAGAG ATCAAGACAAATGGGAGAGGTACATGATTGATCAAGAAAGAGAGAGGTAG